Proteins from a single region of Paraburkholderia sp. PGU19:
- a CDS encoding NAD(P)H-binding protein, with protein sequence MTTKPVHDRPILVTGAGGAIGGIGRNVTATLLAKGYTVRALVRKEDERADELRRLGAEVMVGDLTDLASMHRAIEGCSRVYFGMSVSAAYLEATVNVAAVARHHGVDAIVNMSQMTVTEMSITETTDSPQHKLHWLAEQVLQWSGLPVVTVRPTAFLESFFLTLGAAGVRDNDELALPLGNSRTSPISAVDVANAVSVILEDPAPHIGKIYNLTGLESTDLEQAARVFSEALGRPIRYRNVPVAPWSDKLRELGIPAHVVNHLVVMADLHVQGRYDRMTNDLFELTGHKPMSMYDFVKLHVADFTPNATH encoded by the coding sequence ATGACAACGAAACCTGTTCACGACCGGCCCATTCTCGTCACGGGCGCCGGAGGGGCAATCGGCGGAATCGGCCGCAACGTGACCGCAACGCTGCTCGCAAAGGGCTACACCGTACGGGCGCTGGTCCGCAAGGAAGACGAACGCGCCGATGAGTTGCGCCGGCTTGGCGCCGAAGTCATGGTCGGCGATCTGACCGACCTCGCCTCGATGCACCGCGCGATCGAAGGCTGTTCGCGTGTCTATTTCGGCATGTCCGTCTCCGCGGCGTACCTTGAGGCGACCGTCAATGTTGCTGCCGTGGCGCGTCATCATGGCGTCGACGCGATCGTGAACATGTCGCAAATGACGGTCACGGAAATGAGTATCACGGAAACCACCGACAGCCCTCAGCACAAACTGCATTGGCTTGCCGAGCAGGTCTTGCAGTGGTCGGGGCTGCCCGTCGTCACGGTACGGCCGACGGCGTTTCTCGAGAGTTTCTTCCTGACGCTTGGCGCAGCCGGCGTGCGCGACAACGACGAACTCGCCCTGCCGCTCGGCAACAGCAGGACATCACCCATTTCTGCCGTTGACGTCGCGAACGCGGTGTCGGTGATTCTCGAAGATCCGGCGCCGCATATCGGCAAAATCTATAACCTGACGGGTCTCGAATCGACCGATCTCGAGCAGGCCGCGCGCGTGTTTTCGGAAGCGCTCGGCCGGCCCATCCGATACCGGAATGTGCCCGTCGCGCCGTGGTCCGACAAACTGCGCGAACTCGGCATTCCCGCGCACGTCGTCAATCATCTGGTCGTGATGGCCGACCTGCATGTGCAGGGGCGGTATGACCGCATGACGAACGATCTGTTCGAACTCACGGGCCACAAGCCCATGAGCATGTACGACTTCGTGAAGCTGCACGTCGCCGACTTCACGCCCAACGCAACGCACTGA